One window of Herpetosiphon gulosus genomic DNA carries:
- a CDS encoding GNAT family N-acetyltransferase, translating to MQIREATVDEHSQALEIIRQAFVEYETILDPPSSVGWETVESFRARMGDGGVLVVEAHNQLIACVLYERRGSDTLYLGRLSVLPAYRGQGLAKQLILAVEAIAQAEGCQIIKIGVRLALPNLIAMYQQLGYIITEYHSHQGYPEPTYVTMHHQLLTTAA from the coding sequence ATGCAGATTCGTGAAGCAACTGTTGATGAACATAGCCAAGCTTTGGAGATCATTCGCCAAGCCTTTGTTGAATATGAAACCATCCTCGATCCGCCCTCTAGTGTTGGCTGGGAAACAGTTGAGAGTTTTCGTGCTCGCATGGGCGATGGCGGGGTCTTGGTCGTCGAAGCGCACAATCAATTAATCGCCTGTGTACTCTACGAGCGGCGTGGCAGTGATACGCTCTATTTGGGGCGCTTGTCGGTGTTGCCCGCCTATCGTGGCCAAGGTTTGGCCAAACAGCTCATTCTTGCGGTTGAAGCAATTGCCCAAGCCGAAGGTTGCCAGATTATTAAGATCGGCGTGCGCCTAGCCTTGCCCAATTTGATCGCCATGTATCAACAATTGGGCTATATCATTACTGAATACCACAGCCATCAAGGCTATCCTGAGCCAACCTATGTGACCATGCATCACCAATTGCTCACCACCGCAGCATAA